The following proteins are encoded in a genomic region of Tenebrio molitor chromosome 7, icTenMoli1.1, whole genome shotgun sequence:
- the LOC138134381 gene encoding uncharacterized protein, translated as MSNQKKVVHSQGREIIYNVYKFMKNEKHCGEVSIPLNRLQERVAEATGVGICTLRRIIQEAENKPVGSKFTSPRKKINQPKPKQSVDQYEEEIIRNIIYTYADIHKRRPTMKAVFEAVKDEVGVNFTGKIRSFRRLVHKIGFRWKKTQDNRKTLVEKFDIKAKRVEYLRRITRYREEGWNIIYCDETYLHSSHTSPLAWDDGSNRCLKAPVGKGSCLIILHAGGATGFVPNALTIFKSGTKSGDYHHEMNSENFMKWLTEKFVKNVSAKSVLVLDNASYHNVPVQASPTSAWKKADMQKWLMERGIFFEQKCTKAELYGIIKVHKPVHKIYKIDQILAESNIPVLRLPPYHPELNPIEKIWALVKNHVAAYNITFKLDDVRKLAEAKFEAVTVQQWQNICSHVEKIEVEYMKREYIVDEVEDLIISINGEESDESDFFLSSDEEQVDEKEVQGGSSSSNLADLGCELLT; from the coding sequence ATGAGCAATCAAAAGAAAGTGGTTCACAGTCAAGGAcgggaaataatttataatgtgtataaatttatgaaaaatgaaaaacactgtGGAGAAGTTTCAATCCCATTAAACCGCTTACAAGAAAGGGTTGCAGAAGCTACTGGTGTTGGAATCTGCACTCTGAGGAGGATCATTCAGGAAGCCGAAAACAAACCAGTAGGTTCCAAATTTACTTCTCCGAGGAAGAAAATTAATCAACCGAAGCCTAAACAATCTGTGGATCAGTACGAAGAGGAAATTATTCGAAACATTATTTATACATACGCAGATATTCACAAAAGAAGACCAACAATGAAGGCTGTATTTGAAGCAGTGAAAGATGAAGTAGGTGTTAATTTCACAGGAAAAATCCGTTCATTTAGACGTCTGGTGCATAAAATTGGTTTCCGTTGGAAGAAAACACAGGACAACAGAAAAACATTGGTTGAAAAATTTGACATCAAGGCGAAACGGGTAGAATATTTAAGGAGGATAACGCGGTACAGAGAAGAAGGGTGGaacattatttattgtgaCGAAACATATCTACATAGTTCGCACACTTCACCACTAGCATGGGATGATGGTTCCAATAGGTGTTTAAAGGCCCCAGTGGGAAAAGGATCATGCCTCATTATTCTGCACGCAGGAGGTGCAACAGGATTTGTGCCAAATgcattgacaatttttaaatctggGACAAAAAGTGGAGATTACCATCATGAAATGAACAGCGAAAATTTTATGAAGTGGCTGACCGAAAAATTTGTGAAGAATGTTAGTGCTAAATCTGTGCTGGTTCTAGACAATGCTTCCTACCACAATGTGCCAGTACAAGCAAGTCCAACGTCTGCATGGAAAAAGGCTGACATGCAAAAGTGGCTAATGGAGAGAggaattttctttgaacaGAAATGCACCAAGGCAGAATTGTATGGTATAATTAAAGTTCACAAgcctgtacacaaaatctaTAAAATAGACCAAATATTGGCGGAGTCGAACATACCAGTTCTAAGGTTGCCACCATACCATCCGGAGCTAAACCCCATCGAGAAAATATGGGCGCTTGTGAAAAATCATGTGGCAGCATACAACATAACGTTCAAGTTGGATGATGTCAGGAAATTGGCAGAAGCGAAATTTGAAGCAGTGACTGTACAACAATGGCAGAACATTTGTTCTCATGTGGAGAAAATTGAAGTGGAGTACATGAAAAGGGAATATATAGTGGATGAGGTTGAAGACCTAATAATTTCCATTAATGGCGAAGAAAGTGACGAGTCTGATTTCTTTCTGTCATCAGATGAAGAACAGGTTGACGAAAAAGAAGTTCAAGGGGGTAGCTCTAGTTCAAATCTAGCTGATTTGGGTTGTGAGTTGTTGActtaa